From the Suncus etruscus isolate mSunEtr1 chromosome 19, mSunEtr1.pri.cur, whole genome shotgun sequence genome, one window contains:
- the LOC125997522 gene encoding late cornified envelope protein 3D-like, giving the protein MSCQQSQQKTQTPAKCPSPKCPPKSPAQCSPAAPSGCALPSGGCHGPSSEGGCCLSPHRRRRSHGCRRRSSSSCERPSDQLSGGSGCGQGSGGCC; this is encoded by the coding sequence ATGTCTTGCCAGCAGAGCCAGCAGAAGACCCAGACCCCCGCCAAGTGCCCCTCTCCCAAGTGCCCCCCGAAGAGCCCGGCACAGTGCTCCCCTGCTGCCCCCTCAGGATGTGCCCTGCCCTCCGGGGGCTGCCATGGTCCCAGCTCTGAGGGGGGCTGTTGCCTGAGCCCCCACAGGCGCCGCAGGTCCCACGGGTGCAGGCGCCGCAGCTCCAGCTCCTGTGAGAGGCCCAGTGACCAGCTGTCTGGGGGCTCTGGCTGTGGCCAGGGCTCTGGGGGGTGCTGCTGA
- the LOC125997524 gene encoding late cornified envelope protein 3D-like: protein MSCQQSQQKAQTPAKCPSPKCHPKSPAQCSPAAPSGCALPSGGCHGPSSEGGCCLSPHRRRRSHRCRRRSSSSCERPSDQLSGGSGCGQGSGGCC, encoded by the coding sequence ATGTCCTGCCAGCAGAGCCAGCAGAAGGCCCAGACCCCCGCCAAGTGCCCCTCTCCCAAGTGCCACCCGAAGAGCCCGGCACAGTGCTCCCCTGCTGCCCCCTCAGGATGTGCCCTGCCCTCCGGGGGCTGCCATGGTCCCAGCTCTGAGGGGGGCTGTTGCCTGAGCCCCCACAGGCGCCGCAGGTCCCACAGATGCAGGCGCCGCAGCTCCAGCTCCTGTGAGAGGCCCAGTGACCAGCTGTCTGGGGGCTCTGGCTGTGGCCAGGGCTCTGGGGGGTGCTGCTGA